In Sinorhizobium sojae CCBAU 05684, a single window of DNA contains:
- a CDS encoding substrate-binding domain-containing protein — MKRILLSAVSAAALSLGASSAIAQSGSVERAVGGYDFEEAAKEAPETKDFHSADGHLTFAIVTHTAGNGFFDPVYVGAKVAGNMIGAEILLLGSESPVDDPAREIEILNQIVRDPKIDGIIMTTPQVGAYNDIVKAAEDAGIPVATTNSYDETLLNRNNISHTGQDASAAAIGGEALAKCVLDSGKTSGSILLPSSTAMGNIEVNNRVTAAFNAIVKTLKDAGKLDAFKVDAGPENVGIDTNPNDPVNALVSLFESRGDVVGAFTANNVFTPPLVKAVEQMGWTNNFCAFGFDLGPAQQEGIVAGNLTGSLGQQPFLQGFWPVMQLYLEIDRGISAANLDTRAQLVTKENVEKIGKRFEN, encoded by the coding sequence ATGAAACGAATTCTGCTCTCCGCGGTCTCGGCCGCGGCTCTTTCACTCGGCGCGTCTTCCGCAATCGCACAATCCGGCAGCGTCGAAAGGGCGGTTGGCGGTTATGATTTCGAGGAGGCGGCCAAGGAGGCCCCAGAAACGAAGGACTTCCATTCTGCCGACGGCCATCTGACCTTCGCGATCGTCACCCATACGGCCGGCAACGGCTTCTTCGACCCGGTCTATGTCGGTGCCAAGGTGGCCGGCAACATGATCGGCGCCGAGATCCTGCTGCTCGGCTCAGAATCGCCGGTGGACGACCCGGCACGCGAGATCGAGATCCTGAACCAGATCGTCCGCGACCCCAAAATCGATGGCATCATCATGACGACGCCGCAGGTCGGAGCCTATAACGACATCGTCAAAGCGGCGGAAGACGCCGGGATTCCGGTCGCGACGACCAATTCCTACGATGAGACCCTGCTCAACCGCAACAATATCAGCCATACCGGCCAGGATGCCTCGGCCGCCGCGATCGGCGGTGAAGCGCTCGCCAAATGCGTGCTCGACAGCGGCAAGACCAGCGGCTCGATCCTGCTGCCGTCGTCGACGGCGATGGGCAATATCGAGGTGAACAACCGCGTGACGGCCGCCTTCAACGCGATCGTCAAGACCCTGAAGGATGCCGGCAAGCTCGACGCCTTCAAGGTGGACGCCGGACCGGAGAATGTCGGCATCGATACGAACCCGAACGATCCGGTCAATGCGCTCGTCTCGCTGTTCGAATCGCGCGGCGACGTGGTCGGCGCCTTCACAGCCAACAATGTCTTCACGCCGCCGCTCGTCAAGGCGGTCGAGCAAATGGGTTGGACGAACAACTTCTGCGCCTTCGGCTTCGACCTTGGCCCGGCACAGCAGGAAGGCATCGTCGCAGGCAACCTGACGGGCTCGCTTGGACAGCAGCCTTTCCTGCAGGGATTCTGGCCCGTCATGCAGCTATACCTGGAGATCGATCGCGGCATCTCCGCTGCGAACCTCGACACGCGCGCCCAGCTCGTGACCAAGGAGAACGTGGAGAAGATCGGCAAGCGGTTCGAAAACTGA
- a CDS encoding carbonic anhydrase, which translates to MERRDFLRGLALLAACPLCVKTAYAAEGVHWSYEGEEGPEHWGSLSEENGACSVGSQQSPIDIRESIKADLPDLGLDWKSGGTILNNGHTIQVKAAPGGTLKRGDKTYELVQYHFHAPSEHLVEGKTFAMEAHFVHKHPETGALGVLGVFITPGAKNTTFASLAAKFPQTAGEEAALDAVDPRGLLPASLDYWAYEGSLTTPPCSEIVDWMVARTPIEAAASDIEKFTALYSMNARPALSANRRYVLSSS; encoded by the coding sequence ATGGAAAGACGTGATTTCCTCAGGGGCCTGGCGCTGCTTGCAGCCTGCCCGCTGTGCGTCAAGACGGCCTATGCCGCCGAGGGCGTGCATTGGAGCTATGAAGGCGAAGAAGGGCCCGAGCATTGGGGTTCGCTGAGCGAGGAAAATGGTGCGTGTTCGGTGGGCTCGCAGCAGTCGCCCATCGACATCCGGGAATCGATCAAGGCGGATCTGCCGGATCTTGGGCTCGACTGGAAGAGCGGCGGCACCATTCTCAACAACGGCCATACGATCCAGGTGAAGGCCGCGCCCGGCGGTACGCTGAAGCGCGGCGACAAGACCTACGAGCTGGTGCAGTACCATTTCCATGCGCCGAGCGAGCATCTGGTCGAAGGCAAGACCTTCGCCATGGAGGCGCATTTCGTTCACAAGCACCCCGAAACGGGCGCGCTCGGCGTCCTCGGCGTCTTCATTACCCCCGGCGCGAAAAATACGACCTTCGCGAGCCTCGCCGCGAAGTTCCCGCAGACAGCCGGTGAGGAAGCGGCGCTCGACGCCGTCGACCCACGCGGCCTCCTGCCTGCTTCGCTCGACTATTGGGCCTATGAGGGGTCGCTCACCACGCCGCCCTGCAGCGAGATCGTCGACTGGATGGTAGCAAGGACGCCGATCGAAGCGGCCGCCTCGGACATCGAGAAGTTCACTGCGCTCTACTCGATGAACGCGCGCCCGGCACTTTCCGCCAACCGCCGCTATGTTCTGAGTTCCAGCTGA